Proteins encoded within one genomic window of Geotalea daltonii FRC-32:
- a CDS encoding DUF1003 domain-containing protein — protein sequence MAATGLNHSDGAKNGEMAAVVDRNIEALLARRQVEEQEKKREDRIADAITRFTGSMPFVYLHVVVFGSWILINTGWMPFIHPFDPSFVILAMAASVEAIFLSTFVLISQNRMQAISDKRAELSLHISLLAEHEVTRIITLVTAVAERMGIEESQNPELKELAKDVAPEQVLDRMEQVGGQASGKNLSEREVKTEKGR from the coding sequence ATGGCGGCGACCGGACTGAACCATAGCGACGGGGCAAAAAACGGGGAAATGGCTGCCGTTGTCGACCGGAACATCGAGGCACTCCTTGCCCGGCGCCAGGTGGAAGAGCAGGAGAAAAAACGAGAGGACAGGATCGCCGATGCCATCACCCGTTTCACCGGCAGCATGCCGTTCGTCTACTTGCATGTTGTGGTTTTCGGTAGCTGGATTCTTATCAACACAGGATGGATGCCATTCATTCATCCCTTTGATCCCAGTTTCGTCATACTGGCCATGGCGGCATCGGTGGAGGCAATCTTTCTTTCCACCTTCGTCCTTATCAGCCAGAACAGAATGCAGGCCATATCCGACAAGCGGGCAGAGCTGAGCCTGCACATAAGCCTTTTGGCCGAGCACGAGGTGACGCGTATCATAACTCTGGTGACTGCGGTAGCGGAAAGAATGGGCATCGAGGAGTCACAGAACCCTGAACTGAAGGAGCTGGCAAAGGACGTGGCACCCGAGCAGGTCCTGGACAGGATGGAACAGGTGGGGGGCCAAGCGTCCGGGAAAAATCTGTCAGAACGGGAGGTAAAGACCGAAAAAGGGAGGTGA